A genomic window from Equus caballus isolate H_3958 breed thoroughbred chromosome 5, TB-T2T, whole genome shotgun sequence includes:
- the LOC100062369 gene encoding quinone oxidoreductase-like protein 2 isoform X3, with protein sequence MAALVWGRGFSRAWLRRSAGPGCGRHYRAAVCTELKQPLAIEEVTPRPVRPHEVRVDVHFCGVNFADILVCRGQYQERPHLPFTPGMEFSGTVLETGTDVCTVKQGDRVIGVSGLNGMAEECVIDQKRLWQIPESIPLREAAALPASYGTAILALERRACTQPGETVLVTAAAGATGLAVIDVATNVLQAKVIAAAGSDEKCKLAMQRGAQSSVNYSQGSLKEAVKKLVGSGGVNVVIDTVGGDVFLEALHSLAWEGRIVVVGFAGGTIASVPANLLLLKNVSAMGVIWGRYKDQNFPLFSGSISSALQYCQQGRIQPYIGAVFKLEEVNDAFLHVMQRKSTGKVLLSLK encoded by the exons ATGGCGGCGCTGGTTTGGGGACGGGGCTTCTCTCGGGCCTGGCTCCGCAG GAGCGCCGGGCCGGGCTGCGGCCGACACTACCGCGCCGCGGTTTGCACCGAGTTGAAGCAGCCCCTGGCCATTGAGGAGGTCACCCCCCGCCCCGTCCGACCTCACGAG GTCAGAGTTGATGTCCATTTCTGTGGAGTTAATTTTGCTGATATTTTAGTCTGCCGTGGTCAGTATCAGGAAAGGCCCCATCTTCCCTTCACACCTG GAATGGAGTTTTCTGGGACAGTATTGGAGACAGGCACAGATGTCTGCACAGTGAAACAG GGAGATCGAGTCATTGGCGTGAGTGGCTTGAATGGGATGGCTGAAGAATGCGTCATTGACCAGAAG AGACTGTGGCAGATTCCAGAAAGCATCCCCCTCCGAGAAGCTGCTGCCTTGCCTGCATCTTATGGCACTGCTATTTTGGCCCTGGAGCGTCGGGCCTGTACCCAGCCTGG GGAAACGGTTTTAGTGAcagcagcagctggagccacAGGCCTTGCTGTGATAGATGTGGCAACAAATGTTCTTCAGGCCAAG GTAATAGCTGCAGCCGGAAGTGACGAGAAGTGCAAGCTGGCGATGCAGAGGGGTGCACAGTCCAGCGTGAACTACAGTCAGGGCAGCCTGAAGGAGGCAGTGAAGAAGCTGGTGGGCAGTGGTGGGGTGAATGTGGTCATTGACACCGTGGGAGGAGATGTCTTCCTGGAGGCTCTCCACAG cCTGGCATGGGAGGGCAGGATTGTGGTGGTGGGTTTTGCTGGAGGAACCATCGCTTCTGTGCCAGCCAACCTCTTGCTCCTGAAGAATGTGTCTGCCATGGGGGTGATCTGGGGCCGATACAAAGATCAGaactttcctctcttctctggaagCATTTCCTCGGCTCTTCAGTACTGCCAGCAAGGGCGCATCCAGCCATACATTGGAGCGGTTTTTAAGCTGGAGGAG
- the LOC100062369 gene encoding quinone oxidoreductase-like protein 2 isoform X1 produces the protein MAALVWGRGFSRAWLRRSAGPGCGRHYRAAVCTELKQPLAIEEVTPRPVRPHEVRVDVHFCGVNFADILVCRGQYQERPHLPFTPGMEFSGTVLETGTDVCTVKQRLWQIPESIPLREAAALPASYGTAILALERRACTQPGETVLVTAAAGATGLAVIDVATNVLQAKVIAAAGSDEKCKLAMQRGAQSSVNYSQGSLKEAVKKLVGSGGVNVVIDTVGGDVFLEALHSLAWEGRIVVVGFAGGTIASVPANLLLLKNVSAMGVIWGRYKDQNFPLFSGSISSALQYCQQGRIQPYIGAVFKLEEVNDAFLHVMQRKSTGKVLLSLK, from the exons ATGGCGGCGCTGGTTTGGGGACGGGGCTTCTCTCGGGCCTGGCTCCGCAG GAGCGCCGGGCCGGGCTGCGGCCGACACTACCGCGCCGCGGTTTGCACCGAGTTGAAGCAGCCCCTGGCCATTGAGGAGGTCACCCCCCGCCCCGTCCGACCTCACGAG GTCAGAGTTGATGTCCATTTCTGTGGAGTTAATTTTGCTGATATTTTAGTCTGCCGTGGTCAGTATCAGGAAAGGCCCCATCTTCCCTTCACACCTG GAATGGAGTTTTCTGGGACAGTATTGGAGACAGGCACAGATGTCTGCACAGTGAAACAG AGACTGTGGCAGATTCCAGAAAGCATCCCCCTCCGAGAAGCTGCTGCCTTGCCTGCATCTTATGGCACTGCTATTTTGGCCCTGGAGCGTCGGGCCTGTACCCAGCCTGG GGAAACGGTTTTAGTGAcagcagcagctggagccacAGGCCTTGCTGTGATAGATGTGGCAACAAATGTTCTTCAGGCCAAG GTAATAGCTGCAGCCGGAAGTGACGAGAAGTGCAAGCTGGCGATGCAGAGGGGTGCACAGTCCAGCGTGAACTACAGTCAGGGCAGCCTGAAGGAGGCAGTGAAGAAGCTGGTGGGCAGTGGTGGGGTGAATGTGGTCATTGACACCGTGGGAGGAGATGTCTTCCTGGAGGCTCTCCACAG cCTGGCATGGGAGGGCAGGATTGTGGTGGTGGGTTTTGCTGGAGGAACCATCGCTTCTGTGCCAGCCAACCTCTTGCTCCTGAAGAATGTGTCTGCCATGGGGGTGATCTGGGGCCGATACAAAGATCAGaactttcctctcttctctggaagCATTTCCTCGGCTCTTCAGTACTGCCAGCAAGGGCGCATCCAGCCATACATTGGAGCGGTTTTTAAGCTGGAGGAG
- the LOC100062369 gene encoding quinone oxidoreductase-like protein 2 isoform X2: protein MAALVWGRGFSRAWLRRSAGPGCGRHYRAAVCTELKQPLAIEEVTPRPVRPHEVRVDVHFCGVNFADILVCRGQYQERPHLPFTPGMEFSGTVLETGTDVCTVKQGDRVIGVSGLNGMAEECVIDQKRLWQIPESIPLREAAALPASYGTAILALERRACTQPGETVLVTAAAGATGLAVIDVATNVLQAKVIAAAGSDEKCKLAMQRGAQSSVNYSQGSLKEAVKKLPGMGGQDCGGGFCWRNHRFCASQPLAPEECVCHGGDLGPIQRSELSSLLWKHFLGSSVLPARAHPAIHWSGF, encoded by the exons ATGGCGGCGCTGGTTTGGGGACGGGGCTTCTCTCGGGCCTGGCTCCGCAG GAGCGCCGGGCCGGGCTGCGGCCGACACTACCGCGCCGCGGTTTGCACCGAGTTGAAGCAGCCCCTGGCCATTGAGGAGGTCACCCCCCGCCCCGTCCGACCTCACGAG GTCAGAGTTGATGTCCATTTCTGTGGAGTTAATTTTGCTGATATTTTAGTCTGCCGTGGTCAGTATCAGGAAAGGCCCCATCTTCCCTTCACACCTG GAATGGAGTTTTCTGGGACAGTATTGGAGACAGGCACAGATGTCTGCACAGTGAAACAG GGAGATCGAGTCATTGGCGTGAGTGGCTTGAATGGGATGGCTGAAGAATGCGTCATTGACCAGAAG AGACTGTGGCAGATTCCAGAAAGCATCCCCCTCCGAGAAGCTGCTGCCTTGCCTGCATCTTATGGCACTGCTATTTTGGCCCTGGAGCGTCGGGCCTGTACCCAGCCTGG GGAAACGGTTTTAGTGAcagcagcagctggagccacAGGCCTTGCTGTGATAGATGTGGCAACAAATGTTCTTCAGGCCAAG GTAATAGCTGCAGCCGGAAGTGACGAGAAGTGCAAGCTGGCGATGCAGAGGGGTGCACAGTCCAGCGTGAACTACAGTCAGGGCAGCCTGAAGGAGGCAGTGAAGAAGCTG cCTGGCATGGGAGGGCAGGATTGTGGTGGTGGGTTTTGCTGGAGGAACCATCGCTTCTGTGCCAGCCAACCTCTTGCTCCTGAAGAATGTGTCTGCCATGGGGGTGATCTGGGGCCGATACAAAGATCAGaactttcctctcttctctggaagCATTTCCTCGGCTCTTCAGTACTGCCAGCAAGGGCGCATCCAGCCATACATTGGAGCGGTTTTTAA